One region of Flavobacterium pisciphilum genomic DNA includes:
- a CDS encoding M949_RS01915 family surface polysaccharide biosynthesis protein: MKKLILLLVFFYSILGFSQAAQSKILSESEIIERDLDKGKFPIFRAYEYQDKGGVYELTLNENQKVVSSKDTLNTKIEAVCYLNDHGGYLVKWTINDFVESAEAEETSIWFWTKYCSTQDIDNDGYIEPILVYGTKTDDENIRRIKIITVYKGKKYAIRAVECDLDYCRSFKKDKNWDLLPQKIKSYIDKLLAKIRKEQHVLLKDG, translated from the coding sequence ATGAAAAAACTTATTTTATTATTAGTTTTCTTTTACTCTATACTTGGTTTTTCGCAAGCTGCACAAAGCAAAATACTGAGCGAAAGCGAAATAATCGAACGAGATTTGGATAAGGGTAAATTTCCCATTTTTAGAGCCTACGAATACCAAGATAAAGGCGGCGTTTATGAGCTGACTTTAAATGAGAATCAAAAAGTTGTTTCGTCTAAAGATACCTTAAATACCAAAATTGAAGCCGTTTGCTATTTAAATGATCATGGTGGTTATCTCGTAAAATGGACTATAAACGATTTCGTTGAAAGTGCTGAAGCTGAAGAAACTTCTATTTGGTTTTGGACAAAATATTGTAGCACTCAGGATATAGACAATGATGGATATATAGAACCTATACTTGTATATGGCACCAAAACAGATGATGAAAATATAAGACGTATTAAAATCATTACTGTTTATAAAGGTAAAAAATACGCTATACGCGCTGTTGAGTGCGACTTAGACTATTGTAGAAGTTTTAAGAAAGATAAAAACTGGGATTTATTACCGCAAAAAATAAAATCTTATATCGATAAATTACTTGCCAAAATTAGAAAAGAACAGCATGTATTATTGAAAGACGGGTAG
- a CDS encoding GH92 family glycosyl hydrolase yields the protein MNNVKYKGFLFGLSILMFGYSHKMSGQEKANKLKELVQYVDPMIGTAKMGHTYPGATVPFGSVQLSPETDTIPYATNGKYNKDVYKYCAGYQYEDKTIVGFSHTHFSGTGHSDLGDFLIMPTTGKLQLNPGTASRPETGYRSVFSHKTEKAEPAYYSVLLEDHNIKAELTATTRVGMHQYTFPKSDEAHIILDLTAGIYNYDKKNVWTFVRVENDTLITGYRQTNGWARTRTVYFAMSFSKPIKGYGQATPEKSVYKGFWGKFDQTKGFPEMAGANLKLYFDFDTNENEKIKIKFAISPVSTQGALANMKAEIPDWDFERVKKESQEVWNKELNKIQVQTLKKEDMVNFYTAMYHAFLGPTVYMDNDGNYKGLDGNIHKATTFQNYTSFSLWDTYRALHPLFNIVQPKRNSDMINSMLAHYDQSVHKMLPIWSHYGNENWCMIGYHSVSVIADAIVKGNVNFDADKALLATVNTAKVPYYDGLEYYMKKGYVPEDKNGSSVSKTLEYAYDDWAIAQAAKKLGKEDIYNVFSKRAESYKNVYDAKTGFMRPKLDDGTFKKEFDPLDTHGQGFIEGNSWNYSLYMPQDPAGMIKMMNGKEAFTRRLDSLFSMHLPDKYFENTEDITKEGIIGNYVHGNEPSHHVVYLYNWTNSPWKAQDKIRMILKRMYQNGPDGLGGNDDFGQMSAWYIFSSLGFYPVAPGSVDYSLGSPLVANAVFNLENGKIFEVATINQSDKNVFVSKVLLNGKPLTSPIIKHSDIINGGKITFYMSSKPNKKIYQN from the coding sequence ATGAATAATGTAAAATACAAAGGTTTTCTTTTCGGATTATCAATTTTAATGTTCGGCTATAGCCATAAAATGAGCGGACAGGAAAAAGCGAATAAACTCAAAGAATTAGTTCAATATGTAGATCCAATGATAGGGACTGCCAAGATGGGACATACTTATCCAGGTGCAACAGTACCATTTGGGAGTGTGCAATTGAGTCCAGAAACGGATACGATTCCCTACGCAACAAATGGTAAGTATAATAAAGATGTTTACAAATATTGCGCAGGATACCAATACGAAGATAAAACGATAGTAGGATTTAGTCATACCCATTTTAGTGGTACTGGTCACTCAGATTTAGGTGATTTTTTAATTATGCCTACAACAGGAAAATTGCAATTAAATCCAGGTACAGCCAGTCGCCCCGAAACAGGATACCGATCTGTATTCTCACATAAAACAGAAAAAGCTGAGCCAGCATATTATAGTGTTCTTTTGGAAGATCACAATATCAAAGCAGAGCTTACAGCAACAACAAGGGTTGGAATGCATCAATATACATTTCCAAAATCAGATGAGGCACATATTATTTTAGATCTTACAGCTGGAATTTATAACTATGATAAAAAGAATGTTTGGACTTTTGTTCGTGTAGAGAACGATACTTTAATTACAGGATATCGCCAAACAAATGGTTGGGCAAGAACAAGAACAGTATATTTTGCAATGTCATTTAGTAAGCCTATTAAAGGATATGGACAGGCTACACCCGAAAAAAGCGTGTATAAAGGGTTCTGGGGGAAGTTTGATCAAACCAAAGGTTTTCCTGAAATGGCAGGGGCAAACCTAAAATTGTATTTTGATTTTGATACGAATGAAAATGAAAAGATAAAAATAAAATTTGCTATTTCGCCTGTCAGCACACAAGGAGCATTGGCTAATATGAAAGCAGAAATTCCAGATTGGGATTTTGAAAGAGTTAAAAAAGAAAGTCAGGAAGTTTGGAACAAAGAATTAAATAAAATTCAGGTACAGACTCTCAAGAAAGAAGACATGGTTAATTTTTATACCGCAATGTATCATGCTTTTCTTGGACCTACAGTATATATGGATAACGATGGGAATTACAAAGGGTTGGATGGAAATATTCATAAAGCAACCACATTTCAGAACTATACCAGTTTTTCGCTGTGGGATACCTATAGAGCTTTGCATCCATTATTTAATATCGTACAGCCAAAAAGAAATTCAGATATGATAAATTCAATGCTGGCACATTATGATCAAAGTGTACATAAAATGTTGCCGATATGGTCGCATTATGGCAATGAAAATTGGTGCATGATTGGGTATCATAGCGTTTCGGTTATTGCTGATGCAATTGTAAAAGGGAACGTAAATTTTGATGCAGATAAAGCTCTTTTAGCGACTGTAAATACAGCCAAAGTTCCTTATTACGATGGATTAGAGTATTACATGAAAAAAGGATATGTTCCAGAGGATAAAAACGGATCATCGGTATCTAAAACTTTAGAATATGCTTATGATGATTGGGCGATTGCTCAGGCAGCCAAAAAATTAGGAAAAGAAGATATTTACAATGTGTTTTCTAAAAGAGCAGAGAGTTATAAAAATGTGTATGATGCCAAAACAGGTTTTATGAGACCTAAACTTGATGATGGAACATTCAAGAAAGAGTTTGATCCATTAGATACACACGGGCAAGGTTTTATCGAAGGAAATTCTTGGAACTACAGTTTATACATGCCACAAGACCCAGCAGGAATGATAAAAATGATGAATGGCAAAGAGGCTTTTACAAGAAGATTAGACTCCCTATTTTCGATGCATTTACCAGATAAATATTTTGAAAATACAGAAGATATTACCAAAGAAGGAATTATTGGTAATTATGTTCATGGAAATGAGCCTTCGCATCACGTAGTTTATTTGTACAACTGGACCAATTCTCCATGGAAAGCACAAGATAAAATCAGAATGATCTTAAAAAGAATGTATCAAAATGGACCAGATGGACTAGGAGGGAATGATGATTTTGGACAAATGAGTGCTTGGTATATTTTTAGTAGTCTAGGGTTTTATCCAGTTGCGCCCGGATCAGTTGATTATAGTTTAGGAAGTCCGTTGGTTGCAAATGCAGTTTTTAATCTTGAAAACGGAAAAATTTTTGAAGTTGCCACAATAAACCAATCAGATAAAAATGTGTTTGTTAGCAAAGTGCTTTTAAATGGAAAACCACTTACAAGTCCTATAATAAAACATAGTGATATTATCAACGGAGGGAAGATTACGTTTTATATGAGTAGTAAGCCAAATAAAAAAATATATCAGAATTAA
- a CDS encoding peptidylprolyl isomerase, with translation MKLKILFLFCLGVLNLQAQTTKKPVQGKKKTITKVATKPAENEGIFATITTKKGNIVLQLEYIKTPVTVANFVSLAEGTNPYVTVERLKGKPFFDGLKFHRVINDFMIQGGDPDGNGSGGPGYAFKDEFVSDLRFDKGGILAMANSGPTTNGSQFFITHKDTPWLNDKHTIFGHVVQGMDVVNLILQDDVIQTVTITRKGAMAKKFDAPKVFASYYDNKAEEAKKQALLDAEKTKQAQAAALEQERLYKEKYATVIAAKKAYFDTAKATATTTPSGLSYKIVQKGTGVKPAAGSTFYFHYAGYFEDGTLFDSSFEEVARAYGKHDVNRAAQGGYQAFPFQAGKKDGMIPGFIEGLDLMSYGEKAIFFLPSKLAYGERGAGGVIPPNATLIFELEIYKEQPTPKQ, from the coding sequence ATGAAATTAAAAATTCTATTTTTATTTTGCTTGGGTGTATTAAACCTACAAGCACAAACGACTAAAAAGCCAGTTCAAGGCAAGAAAAAAACAATTACTAAAGTTGCAACAAAACCTGCTGAAAACGAAGGGATTTTTGCTACGATTACAACCAAAAAAGGAAATATCGTATTGCAACTTGAATACATAAAAACTCCTGTTACTGTAGCTAATTTTGTATCATTAGCAGAAGGAACAAATCCTTATGTAACTGTTGAAAGATTAAAAGGAAAACCATTTTTTGATGGTTTAAAATTTCACAGAGTTATTAATGACTTCATGATTCAAGGTGGAGATCCAGACGGAAATGGTTCTGGAGGTCCTGGATACGCTTTTAAAGATGAGTTTGTATCAGATCTTAGATTTGATAAAGGCGGTATTCTTGCAATGGCTAATTCTGGTCCTACTACTAACGGAAGTCAATTCTTTATTACTCATAAAGATACTCCTTGGTTAAATGACAAGCACACTATATTTGGTCATGTTGTTCAAGGAATGGATGTTGTTAATCTTATCCTTCAAGATGATGTAATACAAACTGTAACCATTACTCGTAAAGGAGCTATGGCGAAGAAATTTGATGCACCTAAAGTATTTGCTTCGTATTACGATAATAAAGCTGAAGAAGCTAAAAAACAAGCTTTACTTGATGCTGAAAAAACCAAACAAGCACAAGCAGCAGCTCTTGAACAAGAGCGTCTTTATAAAGAAAAATACGCTACTGTAATTGCAGCTAAAAAAGCATATTTTGACACTGCAAAAGCTACTGCAACAACGACTCCATCTGGTTTGTCTTATAAAATAGTTCAAAAAGGAACTGGAGTAAAACCAGCAGCTGGTTCAACTTTCTATTTTCATTATGCAGGTTATTTTGAAGATGGAACTCTTTTTGACAGTAGTTTTGAAGAAGTTGCTAGAGCTTACGGAAAACACGATGTAAATCGTGCTGCACAAGGAGGCTACCAAGCTTTTCCTTTTCAAGCGGGTAAAAAAGACGGTATGATTCCTGGATTTATCGAAGGATTAGACCTTATGTCTTATGGAGAGAAAGCAATATTCTTCCTTCCATCAAAACTTGCTTATGGTGAAAGAGGTGCTGGCGGAGTAATTCCACCAAACGCAACCCTTATTTTTGAATTGGAAATCTACAAAGAGCAACCAACTCCAAAACAATAA
- a CDS encoding peptidylprolyl isomerase, producing the protein MKKSLILLLLAITTLYSCKDEHSNLPDGLYAEIETNKGNIIVELNYQKAPITVANFVTLAEGKNEFVTNPELKKKPFFDGLKFHRVIEDFMIQTGDPLGTGSGDTGYKFKDESNDLKFDKGGVLAMANNGPATNSSQFFITHVETPWLEGKHTIFGQVVDKGMEVVNQIKQDDHIVKVTIIRNGEAAKKFDAVKVFHDYFSVEAKAKSEFESKFKEVRDEKLASYAALKAKATKTSSGLEYIITEKGTGKKPANGAQVFINYAGFLEDGTLFDTSMANVAKSFGKFDAARAEARQYNPIPFQAGAKEGMIPGFIEGIEKLSFGDKAVLFIPSHLAYGQAGAGGVIPPNANIIFEVQLLEKMPTE; encoded by the coding sequence ATGAAAAAAAGCCTCATATTATTATTACTTGCCATTACAACACTTTACTCTTGTAAAGACGAACATAGCAATTTGCCTGATGGTTTATATGCAGAAATTGAAACCAACAAAGGAAATATCATTGTTGAATTAAACTATCAAAAAGCGCCTATAACTGTAGCTAATTTTGTAACACTTGCAGAAGGTAAAAACGAATTTGTTACTAATCCAGAATTAAAAAAGAAACCTTTTTTTGACGGATTAAAATTCCACAGAGTAATCGAAGATTTCATGATTCAAACTGGTGACCCATTAGGAACTGGTTCTGGAGACACTGGATATAAATTCAAAGATGAATCTAACGATTTGAAATTTGACAAAGGTGGTGTTTTAGCAATGGCAAATAACGGACCAGCTACAAATAGCAGTCAGTTTTTTATCACTCACGTTGAAACTCCTTGGTTAGAAGGTAAACATACTATTTTTGGTCAGGTTGTAGACAAAGGAATGGAAGTTGTAAACCAAATCAAACAAGATGATCACATCGTAAAAGTAACTATTATCAGAAATGGTGAAGCTGCAAAGAAATTTGATGCTGTAAAAGTATTTCATGATTATTTTTCTGTTGAAGCAAAAGCAAAAAGCGAATTTGAATCTAAATTCAAAGAAGTTCGTGACGAAAAACTAGCTTCTTATGCTGCTTTAAAAGCTAAAGCAACAAAAACAAGTTCAGGGTTAGAATATATTATTACTGAAAAAGGAACAGGTAAAAAACCTGCTAATGGTGCACAAGTTTTCATCAACTATGCTGGCTTCCTTGAAGACGGAACATTATTTGATACAAGTATGGCAAACGTAGCTAAATCTTTTGGGAAATTTGATGCTGCAAGAGCAGAAGCAAGACAATACAACCCAATTCCGTTTCAAGCAGGTGCAAAAGAAGGTATGATTCCAGGTTTCATAGAAGGTATCGAAAAGCTTTCATTTGGAGACAAAGCAGTACTTTTCATTCCTTCACATTTAGCTTATGGACAAGCTGGAGCTGGAGGAGTAATTCCACCAAACGCAAATATTATATTTGAAGTTCAGTTGTTAGAGAAAATGCCAACAGAATAA
- the gldI gene encoding gliding motility-associated peptidyl-prolyl isomerase GldI, whose protein sequence is MNYPKIFASAIVLAVLVSSCKQHEEARRPVSISSGTFMKKSIERNKKLVATEEQQIKTVIKNNPKIKYIASSKGYWYAYENQNTTDTITPKKGDVAFFDYEIKDLKGNVIYSEMELRPQTYFVDKQEIMMGLRDGIKLMRKNETVNFLFPSHMAYGYHGDEKRIGINQPLICTVTLHNFVPETAYRKQMEARSPKTEAPKPTTPAIKNDSLN, encoded by the coding sequence ATGAACTACCCTAAAATATTTGCTTCAGCTATTGTTTTAGCCGTTTTAGTTTCGAGCTGTAAACAGCATGAAGAAGCCAGAAGACCCGTTTCTATTTCTTCAGGTACATTCATGAAAAAATCTATCGAAAGAAATAAAAAACTTGTAGCTACCGAAGAACAACAAATTAAGACTGTTATCAAAAACAACCCTAAAATAAAATATATTGCTTCTTCAAAAGGATACTGGTACGCTTATGAAAACCAAAACACTACAGATACAATAACTCCAAAAAAAGGAGATGTTGCTTTTTTTGACTATGAAATAAAAGACCTTAAAGGGAATGTTATTTATAGCGAAATGGAGTTAAGACCTCAAACCTATTTTGTAGATAAGCAAGAAATCATGATGGGATTGCGTGATGGTATCAAACTAATGCGTAAAAACGAAACAGTAAATTTCTTATTTCCATCTCATATGGCTTATGGTTATCATGGTGATGAAAAACGAATTGGAATTAACCAGCCGTTAATTTGCACTGTTACTTTACACAATTTTGTTCCAGAAACAGCTTATAGAAAACAAATGGAAGCAAGATCACCAAAAACTGAAGCACCGAAACCTACAACGCCTGCAATAAAGAATGACTCATTAAATTAA
- a CDS encoding DHH family phosphoesterase, which yields MKIQDIQAIKLLLATPKKIAIIPHRGPDGDAMGSTLALYHFLLKNNHEPIVIAPNDFPDFLAWLPGSETVRIFEKDIDNCTKILEEAELIFTLDFNAFHRTGEMEHTLAKLKAPFIMIDHHQRPDDYAAYMYSDTSFGSTCEMVYNFISFLDKKEDLDKTIATCIYTGILTDSGSFRFPGTTGNTHRIIAELIDLGVENTQIPILLFDNSSYSRLQLLGRALQNMKVLTEHKTSYTSLTQAELDEFNYIKGDTEGIVNYGLSMKGIVFTAIFIENKDEKIIKISFRSQGGFDVNEFARAHFNGGGHSNAAGGKSLDSMEETLKKFEDLVNKLKI from the coding sequence ATGAAAATACAAGACATTCAAGCCATAAAGTTGTTATTAGCAACTCCAAAAAAGATTGCCATAATTCCACACCGAGGTCCCGATGGGGATGCTATGGGTTCAACCTTAGCTTTATATCACTTTTTATTAAAAAACAATCATGAGCCAATTGTAATTGCTCCGAATGATTTTCCTGATTTCCTTGCTTGGTTACCAGGTTCTGAAACAGTAAGAATATTCGAAAAAGATATCGATAACTGCACTAAAATTCTTGAAGAAGCTGAACTTATATTCACACTAGATTTTAATGCTTTTCACCGCACAGGAGAAATGGAACATACTTTAGCAAAGCTAAAAGCTCCGTTTATCATGATTGATCACCACCAAAGACCTGATGATTATGCCGCTTATATGTATTCAGATACTTCATTTGGATCTACTTGCGAAATGGTTTATAATTTCATCTCGTTTTTAGATAAAAAAGAAGATTTAGACAAAACTATAGCAACTTGCATTTATACAGGAATATTAACCGATTCTGGTTCTTTTCGTTTTCCTGGAACAACAGGAAACACCCACCGTATTATTGCTGAACTAATTGATTTAGGTGTCGAAAACACGCAAATTCCAATTTTGCTTTTTGATAACAGTTCGTACAGTCGCTTGCAATTACTTGGAAGAGCATTGCAAAACATGAAGGTTTTAACTGAACACAAAACATCATATACTTCATTAACTCAAGCTGAATTAGACGAGTTTAATTATATAAAAGGAGATACTGAAGGAATCGTAAATTACGGTTTAAGCATGAAAGGTATCGTTTTTACAGCTATATTTATTGAAAATAAAGATGAGAAAATAATCAAAATTTCTTTCCGTTCACAAGGTGGTTTTGATGTAAATGAATTTGCAAGAGCTCATTTTAACGGTGGAGGTCACAGCAATGCTGCAGGAGGAAAATCACTAGATTCAATGGAAGAAACATTGAAGAAATTTGAAGATTTAGTAAACAAACTAAAAATATAA
- a CDS encoding voltage-gated chloride channel family protein: protein MNLQNLKETILLSLKWIFICVLIGILSGSASAFFLITLEYVTQYRILHDWIIWLLPLGGLLVGLSYYYLGKDVVKGNNLLLEEYENPKEIIPLKMAPLVYFGTIITHLFGGSAGREGTAVQMGGAIADQFTKIFKLNNSERKTLIILGISAGFASVFGTPLAGAIFALEVVYFSKINLKSILLSFIVAYTAYFTVEIWQVKHTHYSIPLVPEITSANLFYTLICGTLFGFAALLFSRTTHFWSSIFSKTIKYPPLRPFVGGIILAVAIAGFGFTKFSGLGVPAIVDSFTNTNAWYDFLLKILFTGFTLGAGFKGGEVTPLFFVGATLGSALSLIVPMPIALLAGMGFVAVFSGATHTPIACTVMGIELFGIESGIFIAIACVIAYLSSGSIGIYKSQIVKGPKHNLYQKWF, encoded by the coding sequence ATGAATTTACAAAATTTAAAAGAAACAATACTCCTCTCTCTCAAATGGATTTTCATTTGTGTATTGATAGGTATTTTATCAGGTTCAGCTTCGGCGTTTTTTTTAATTACTTTAGAGTATGTCACCCAGTACAGAATCCTACATGACTGGATTATTTGGCTTTTGCCTCTTGGTGGATTACTAGTAGGCCTTAGTTATTATTATTTAGGGAAAGACGTTGTAAAAGGCAACAATTTATTGCTCGAAGAATACGAAAACCCAAAAGAAATTATTCCTTTAAAAATGGCTCCGCTAGTTTACTTTGGAACCATAATCACCCATTTATTTGGTGGCTCGGCTGGCCGTGAAGGAACAGCTGTACAAATGGGAGGCGCAATCGCCGACCAATTTACAAAAATCTTTAAACTCAATAATTCCGAAAGAAAAACACTAATCATTTTAGGAATAAGTGCTGGTTTTGCATCTGTTTTTGGAACACCTTTAGCTGGTGCCATCTTTGCTCTTGAAGTCGTTTATTTTAGTAAAATTAACTTAAAAAGTATTTTGCTTTCCTTTATTGTGGCTTATACAGCCTATTTTACTGTCGAGATATGGCAAGTAAAACATACTCATTACAGCATTCCACTAGTTCCAGAAATCACTTCTGCTAATTTATTTTACACTTTAATTTGTGGTACATTATTCGGATTTGCTGCTTTATTATTCTCTCGAACTACCCACTTTTGGAGTTCCATATTTTCTAAAACTATAAAATACCCCCCGCTTCGTCCCTTTGTAGGCGGGATTATTCTTGCTGTTGCTATTGCTGGTTTTGGTTTTACAAAATTTTCAGGCTTGGGAGTTCCCGCTATTGTTGACTCCTTTACAAATACAAATGCATGGTATGATTTTTTACTCAAAATACTCTTTACGGGTTTTACACTAGGCGCTGGTTTTAAAGGTGGAGAGGTTACTCCATTATTTTTTGTAGGGGCTACTCTTGGCAGTGCTTTATCACTTATAGTTCCTATGCCAATTGCTCTTCTTGCCGGAATGGGGTTTGTCGCTGTATTCTCTGGAGCAACCCATACTCCTATTGCCTGTACCGTTATGGGGATTGAATTATTTGGTATCGAAAGTGGAATTTTTATCGCCATAGCCTGTGTTATTGCCTACTTATCCTCAGGCTCCATAGGTATTTACAAATCCCAAATTGTAAAAGGCCCTAAACACAATTTATATCAAAAATGGTTTTAA
- a CDS encoding RidA family protein: MKRENILTGSPWEDKMGYCRAVRIGNIVEVSGTVAIVDGEKVKADDAYAQTLNILERVEKVLEDLGIGMKDVIRTRIFTTDISTFESVAGAHSTFFKDIKPTTGFYEISKLVAPEYLVEIEFTAVIV; the protein is encoded by the coding sequence ATGAAAAGAGAAAACATCCTAACAGGATCTCCTTGGGAAGACAAAATGGGATATTGTCGCGCAGTTCGCATTGGTAATATCGTAGAAGTTTCTGGAACTGTCGCTATTGTTGATGGCGAAAAAGTTAAAGCCGATGATGCGTATGCACAGACATTGAATATTCTGGAAAGAGTAGAAAAAGTTTTAGAAGATTTAGGAATTGGAATGAAAGACGTAATTAGAACTCGTATTTTCACCACCGATATCTCAACCTTTGAGTCTGTAGCTGGAGCACATTCAACCTTTTTTAAAGACATAAAACCAACAACTGGTTTTTACGAAATTAGCAAACTTGTAGCACCAGAATACTTGGTAGAAATAGAATTTACAGCAGTAATTGTATAA
- a CDS encoding phytanoyl-CoA dioxygenase family protein, whose translation MPWILLKKLWERTLNPNTTSTSDQNQSWNEEIKMLYQFGIGMEETLQYLYFKKPDFETFKNWLNDKKKITPQDSEHITEQVLSDDDIEFWNINGYVIVKNAIPKEDCEDTQRAIWDFLKMNPDKKETWYETHQEHKGLMVNFSDHETLNRNRFSPKIKKAYEQLYNTTDIYKTIDKVSFNPPETNHFYFLGSDLHWDVSLSQPISFGFQGLLYLTDCGLNDGAFHCVPGFHKKIDSWLNNLKSDINPREEIIKITQPVPIVANAGDFIIWQNTLPHCASPNKGTAPRMVQYLTYFPNDYTNSDKWI comes from the coding sequence ATGCCTTGGATTCTTTTAAAAAAACTATGGGAACGCACGTTAAACCCTAATACCACCTCTACTTCAGATCAAAACCAAAGTTGGAACGAAGAAATCAAAATGTTATATCAATTTGGCATTGGCATGGAAGAAACATTACAGTATCTCTATTTTAAAAAACCAGATTTTGAGACTTTTAAAAACTGGCTGAATGATAAAAAGAAAATCACACCACAAGACTCTGAGCATATTACTGAACAAGTACTCTCTGACGATGATATTGAATTTTGGAATATTAATGGATATGTTATTGTAAAAAATGCTATTCCAAAAGAAGATTGTGAAGACACGCAACGTGCTATTTGGGATTTCTTAAAAATGAACCCTGATAAAAAAGAAACTTGGTATGAAACCCATCAGGAACATAAAGGACTAATGGTTAATTTTTCGGATCATGAAACCTTAAACAGAAATAGATTTTCTCCAAAAATAAAAAAAGCTTACGAACAACTATATAACACTACTGATATATACAAAACGATTGACAAAGTAAGCTTTAATCCACCTGAGACTAACCACTTTTATTTTTTAGGAAGTGACCTTCATTGGGATGTTAGCTTAAGTCAGCCCATTAGTTTTGGATTTCAAGGCCTTCTCTATCTAACCGATTGCGGACTTAATGATGGTGCCTTTCATTGTGTACCAGGGTTTCATAAAAAAATAGATTCTTGGCTCAACAACCTTAAATCAGACATAAACCCAAGAGAAGAAATAATTAAAATAACACAACCTGTACCGATAGTTGCAAATGCTGGTGATTTTATAATATGGCAAAACACTTTACCACATTGTGCAAGTCCAAATAAAGGAACAGCTCCACGAATGGTTCAATATCTCACCTATTTCCCTAACGATTATACGAATAGTGATAAATGGATATAA
- a CDS encoding chaperone modulator CbpM, protein MDNKNLIQIKQFCIYHEIEDSFIAKLDSYGLIEIIVLEEEQYLHPEQLPSIEKMIRLHYELKINLEGIDAITHLLNKIEVLQKNLTTTQNKLRLFEQYQVE, encoded by the coding sequence ATGGATAACAAAAACTTAATCCAAATAAAACAATTTTGCATATATCACGAAATTGAAGACTCCTTTATAGCTAAACTAGACAGTTATGGTTTAATAGAAATTATCGTTTTAGAAGAAGAACAATATTTGCATCCAGAACAATTGCCTTCTATAGAAAAAATGATACGACTGCATTATGAACTCAAAATTAATTTAGAGGGGATTGATGCAATTACCCATTTATTAAATAAAATCGAAGTGCTTCAAAAAAACCTCACTACTACCCAAAACAAACTTCGCCTTTTTGAACAATATCAAGTTGAATAA